Proteins from one Telopea speciosissima isolate NSW1024214 ecotype Mountain lineage chromosome 1, Tspe_v1, whole genome shotgun sequence genomic window:
- the LOC122664554 gene encoding vesicle-associated protein 1-3-like isoform X3, with amino-acid sequence MSGGDLINIHPSELKFPFELNKQSSCSMQLANKTDQYVAFKVKTTNPKKYCVRPNTGIVLPGSTCDVTVTMQAQKEAPPDRESKDKFLLQSVAAPHGTAAKDITPDMFNKEAGKVMGEFKLRVVYVPANPPSPVPEGSEEGSSPRASVLENGNQNNVLFDASTRSGLEANHTRSMEGPRNKSSEALSIISKLTEEKTSAMQKNQKLRQELEVII; translated from the exons ATGAGTGGCGGAGATCTTATCAACATTCATCCTTCCGAGCTCAAGTTTCCAT TTGAGTTGAATAAGCAGAGCTCATGTTCCATGCAACTCGCTAACAAGACGGATCAATACGTGGCCTTCAAG GTTAAAACGACCAACCCCAAGAAATACTGCGTGCGTCCCAACACAGGAATCGTTTTGCCTGGGTCAACATGTGACGTTACTG TTACAATGCAAGCTCAAAAGGAGGCTCCACCTGATAGGGAGAGCAAAGACAAGTTCCTTCTTCAGAGTGTGGCCGCACCTCATGGTACAGCCGCCAAGGATATAACCCCAGATATG TTCAACAAAGAGGCTGGTAAAGTTATGGGGGAGTTCAAATTGAGGGTGGTTTACGTTCCTGCAAATCCCCCCTCACCAGTTCCTGAAGGATCTGAAGAAGGATCTTCCCCAAGGGCATCTGTGCTGGAGAATGGCAACCAAAACAACGTGTTATTTGATGCT AGTACGAGATCTGGATTGGAAGCTAACCACACAAGATCTATGGAGGGGCCTAGGAACAAATCTTCAGAG GCATTGTCTATAATTTCCAAGTTGACTGAGGAGAAAACTTCTGCCAtgcaaaaaaatcagaaactgCGTCAAGAATTG